In one window of Palaemon carinicauda isolate YSFRI2023 chromosome 2, ASM3689809v2, whole genome shotgun sequence DNA:
- the LOC137616460 gene encoding uncharacterized protein, with protein sequence MAGLSQNKFIANPSWTIGNLINLPMSDNTSGGTRLRTAIQFTIIANMLLESLLVPSDENRPNIGLDQLNVFRSIEDSMGAMGVNGRECLLRLICELTSNPIGEFTVIGEIITVLFTPKRGMNEFLQEYIDAEIAGARGEHCPKRYPTCPFSIMNIVKKYRNFVEGVSTSDDINRLSPPDPVHANFGIQNNHINIPEVVYH encoded by the exons ATGGCTGGTTTGTCCCAGAACAAGTTCATCGCAAACCCTTCTTGGACGATCGGGAACCTGATTAATTTACCGATGAGCGACAATACATCGGGTGGAACTCGCCTCCGCACGGCTATCCAATTCACTATCATTGCGAATATGCTGCTCGAGAGCCTGCTGGTTCCAAGCGATGAAAA TAGGCCCAACATAGGCTTAGACCAGCTCAACGTCTTTCGATCTATCGAAGACTCCATGGGAGCCATGGGCGTGAACGGACGAGAATGCTTGTTAAGACTAATTTGCGAATTAACGAGCAATCCAATTGGTGAATTCACCGTTATCGGGGAGATCATCACAGTTTTATTCAC ACCTAAACGGGGCATGAACGAATTCCTGCAGGAGTATATAGACGCCGAGATAGCTGGCGCCAGAGGGGAGCACTGCCCCAAGCGATATCCTACGTGCCCATTCTCCATCATGAATATCGTTAAGAAGTATAGGAACTTCGTGGag GGCGTTTCGACCAGCGATGACATTAACAGGCTGAGCCCACCCGATCCTGTTCACGCAAATTTTGGCATCCAGAACAACCACATAAATATTCCTGAAGTGGTTTACCATTAG